A genomic region of Armatimonadota bacterium contains the following coding sequences:
- a CDS encoding family 10 glycosylhydrolase has translation MKKLIALTILACAAVILAAPCGAAEMRGLWVDAFHPGFKNAEQTVDMVGKAKDCNFNALFVQVRKRGDVYYSSAIEPKASDCAAGYDPLADIIAKAHASGLQVHAWLSLFEVYHDNSWVKVDANQVHLTHPEWLMKDDRGRTKFPGDKVFLDPGVPAVRDYLAGLAEEIVRKYNVDGIHLDIVRYPAREAGYNETSVALFNQQTSRSGKPDKNDEAWCNWRKAQSTQFVQAVYQRATAIKPAVKISAAVFANRSDAADYRFQDWEAWLRAGILDFAVPMNFALDSRVFLTKSEETSSLSNTGRAIYMGQGGYKMSADAAVDQIAMAKSAGYSGVVVYSYAYCSIPRGDDAVSLMDALKAGLFAKPDTVPTLAWKQ, from the coding sequence ATGAAGAAGCTCATTGCGCTGACGATTCTGGCGTGTGCCGCCGTGATTCTCGCCGCTCCCTGCGGGGCGGCGGAGATGCGCGGCCTGTGGGTGGATGCGTTCCATCCCGGCTTCAAGAACGCTGAACAGACTGTCGATATGGTAGGCAAGGCGAAAGACTGCAACTTCAACGCCTTGTTCGTACAGGTACGGAAGCGCGGCGACGTGTATTACAGCTCCGCCATCGAACCGAAGGCAAGCGACTGCGCGGCCGGATACGATCCGCTGGCCGACATCATCGCAAAGGCGCATGCGAGCGGTCTGCAGGTCCATGCGTGGCTCTCGCTCTTCGAGGTTTATCACGACAACTCGTGGGTGAAGGTGGATGCCAACCAGGTTCACCTGACCCATCCCGAATGGCTGATGAAGGACGACCGAGGTCGGACGAAGTTCCCCGGCGACAAGGTCTTCCTCGACCCCGGAGTGCCGGCGGTCAGGGACTACCTCGCGGGACTGGCGGAGGAGATCGTTCGGAAGTACAACGTGGACGGAATCCACCTGGACATCGTGCGGTATCCGGCAAGGGAGGCCGGCTACAACGAGACCAGCGTCGCCCTGTTCAACCAGCAGACGAGCCGTTCCGGCAAGCCGGACAAGAACGATGAGGCATGGTGCAACTGGCGGAAGGCGCAGTCCACCCAGTTCGTGCAGGCGGTCTATCAGCGCGCGACCGCCATCAAGCCGGCGGTGAAGATATCGGCGGCGGTCTTCGCAAACCGGTCCGATGCGGCGGACTATCGCTTCCAGGACTGGGAGGCGTGGCTTCGAGCGGGCATCCTCGACTTCGCCGTGCCGATGAACTTCGCGCTCGACAGCCGGGTGTTCCTCACCAAGAGCGAGGAGACCTCGTCACTCTCGAACACCGGTCGGGCGATCTACATGGGTCAGGGCGGCTACAAGATGAGCGCGGATGCGGCGGTGGACCAGATCGCTATGGCCAAGAGCGCGGGCTACAGCGGAGTGGTGGTCTACAGCTACGCCTACTGCTCGATCCCACGGGGCGACGATGCTGTTTCGCTCATGGATGCGCTCAAGGCGGGCCTCTTCGCCAAGCCGGACACAGTCCCGACGCTCGCGTGGAAGCAGTAG